The DNA segment AAAACTTGCGGGCAGCAAGCTGCATTTCATCGAGTATGAACACAGGAGTAATTTTCTGGTCGTGATAAAATCTTTGTACAGCATAAAGAGAAGAACTGAAGTTTTCCGAAAAAGCTCTCAGTGCTGTAGTCTTGCCGCTGCCGTTTTCACCCAAAAGTACACCGATTTCCCGGGATTTGAGCAGATAATCGAGCCTGGCTTCAGCGCTCTATTTTACCTTTAGAGGCGGGGTCATAGGGTTTTGTGTGCACCAAATTAATACCCAGAGAAGCGCAGGCAAAGCTTAACCTGTCCGAGCGATAAATTTTGGCATTGTCGACATAGATTATCTCGGGGATTCCCCGACGCAGGATAGCCTCGGTCAACACCGTGCGCACGGTGGAGAATCTCTCGTTTCTAAAAAACATGGCATAGGGGATAATACGGGAGTGGTCATCGATGAAGGCGCTTAAATAGGTTTTTAACTTCTTTCCTTACACGGTGAGGTAAGGACCGGAGAGCACATCACCCTGCCAGAGAGCATTGACTCTCTCATGGGCAAATCTCTTGCGCTCACCTTCACTGCGGGGGGAATCGGGCATGAGGTTTTCCCGCTTTAAAAATCTGAGCAGAGTGGAGTAGGAAATATCGGAGGGCTTGATTTTCTTTTCTGCTATCAGCTGATCATAGAAGAGAGAAACGGAGCGTTCGGGATGCTCTTTTCTGTTCTCCATAATAATTTCTTTGAGTTCAGGAGTAACCTTTCTGCTTTTACCCCTGTCGGAGCGCCGTTTGGGTTTTAAAGCCTCAAATCCGCCCCGGCGGTAATCATTCAACCACATGGCAATAGTCTTGGGCACATATTCTTTAGGCCCATAATAGGGGACATTATGAGTCTCGGTCGCAATTTTTGCTAAATACTCCTTTTGAGAATTTACCTGCCCGGTTAAAATGGGAGAGATGAGTTTAAAGCGGAATAGGGCTATCTTTTCTCTGTCTTTTTCTTTCAAGAAAATAGACCTCCTCTGGCCTGTGATTGATCGGAAATTAAGCTTTATAGCAGATTATCTTCCGATAAGGCCAGCATAAGAGAAAATAGCCCGAAATTCCAGTGATAGCTTGTGTGTTTAAAAAAAGTGCTTGCCAGCCGGTCACTTCCGTGGTAAAATTAAAGAGCCATAAAACTTTTTTGGAAGTGATCAAAATACCTTTGGGAAAAGGTGGGGCTGGGCAAGCCTTTGATGCTTTCAAGCAGTTTTATGGCTTTTTTCTTTTGCGAGCAGTTAAATTTAAGACGAGAGCATATTTTATCGCGAAAAAAGCTCATAACACCGGGCAGGTTGTCCAGAAACCTTCTCAGGTAGGTATGCAGCTGTCTTTGCTCTAAGGTATACTGTTTTTTGACAAGATAACTGTAAAGAGC comes from the Halarsenatibacter silvermanii genome and includes:
- a CDS encoding helix-turn-helix domain-containing protein — translated: MKEKDREKIALFRFKLISPILTGQVNSQKEYLAKIATETHNVPYYGPKEYVPKTIAMWLNDYRRGGFEALKPKRRSDRGKSRKVTPELKEIIMENRKEHPERSVSLFYDQLIAEKKIKPSDISYSTLLRFLKRENLMPDSPRSEGERKRFAHERVNALWQGDVLSGPYLTV